The Pseudoalteromonas rubra nucleotide sequence CTAACCTGCCTATCATTGCCGACTTCAGCTATCAAATTTTAGAAGGGAATAAGGTTCAATTCATTAACAACAGTGCCGCCAATCAGGCCAAACAGCCTGGTTATAGCTGGCAGTTTGGATTTGATAATCAAACCAGCAGCGACGAAAACCCGGTTATCCAGTTTCCCGAAAATGGTGGGACATTCAACATATCCCTGACCACCCGATATCAGGATGGCAGTGACAGTGATAGCAATAGTCAGGTTTTAACTTTGCAACCGGTTTCAAGTTGCAGCGCCAGTATTACCGACCCGAGCAATGCAGGAGTCTTGTACATCGACAAACTGACTTTCAATTACTACTCCACGGTATTGCATGAGGTGACTGGCGTAGCCGGATATAACGCGTCAGGATATAACTTTACAGCTCTGAGCGACTTCTCTCGCAGCGATAATTCATACCTAACGGTTGTTGGCTCGACCAATTTCCTGCCTCGCGCCACCATAGACAATCTATATGGTAACAATCAGATTGGTGCACGCTTTACTGTCTGGCTGGATAAGAATCACGACGACACATTCAGTAAAGACGAAGGTCACAATGGCAGTAATGATTACAACTATGACTACTACACCACTGATTGTCATTCCCGGGCAGATGGGATTGAGTATTGCCGTGTCACCTCAAGCAAAATCATCCGCCTGCCCTGGGTGAGCAGAGATAAACTGTTTACCTTGAGAGCCAAATTTGAGGAAAACCCTCAACACCCACTAAAGCAGGATGCTTGTAAATCCTTCACTTATGGAGAAGTTGAAGACATTCAATTCAAAATTACTAGATGGTAATTAACACCTTGTGCTCGCAGTTATGTAGGTAGGGTTCGCCCTATCTACGAGCCTTTTTAAAATAAACTAAAAGGAAAATTGTATGAAACTGGTTAGCCTAGCAGTTGCCGCTGCATTGGGAGGAGCTTCTTTTGCTTCTATTTCAGCGCCCATCACACCAGAAACCGAGCGTTTCCCTGAGCGAATCGTCAAATTTCAGCAACTCGGTGAATTGGAGCAAGCCAAGCAACGCCTTGCGAGACACGGCATAACAGAAAAAAATCGCCCGTTTTTATTTCGATCTTTGGAAGAAACACTAAATCGTAAAGCCAACCAACCAGCAATGGCCGGTATCATGTCAACGTCGCAGTCCACCGACTGTCAGACAGGCAAGCTGTGCTCATTCTTCAAGCATATGGGCCTTCGCTCAATGACCCGCAAAGATGGTCAGGAATACCTGGTGTTAACCGCGGTCAACAGTGAATTCAGCACTACTTACTACACCTATATCGACCTGACCCTGATGAATGAAAAAGGTGAAGAGCTGGTCATGCCAAGCTTCAACGAGTTTTTTGGCCAGGGCACACCCGACGAACCACAAAAACGCGTAAGTGTTGCTTCCGTTGGTCGTATGGAAGATGTACTGCCCAAGTTGATTAACTCAGAGCGTATTTTCGCTGATGCCTATGTAACCGTGTCATACGAAGGAGCAGATGGCCAGACCGTTACTGAAATTCGGACTTCCGTCATTGAATATTCACCGGAAACTTTGCTGGCTGACCTGGGTGTATACAAAACCAATGGCGCCATGGCGCAAATGTCCACTTTGAACAACGCAGAAGCTGGCTTAGCAGCCACTCTGCCTGACGGCTATGCCCGCACCACCACCAGCATTCTGGAAAATGAAATCACACACCCGGTTGACGTCAAAGAGCGTAACGAGGCTGATCCAAGCCTGAACCGCATCAAAGTGTGCCTGAATCGTAAATACGACGACTGCGACTACGAGGCAATGTACGCCCATGGCACACCGAATGACCAGTTAAAGCTCCTTATCCCATTCAGTGGTTTCCGTGAAGTGATGGGTGAAGTCACAAAAATCTACACCCCTGAGTGGAATCAGGTGGCTGTCACCTATGATCCAAATACAGGTGCCGGTACCAAGTCATTAATCAAAGATGCACAGGGCCAGCCCATCACCGACAAGCCGGATGGACTGCATTATGGTTCTGAGATTTATATTCAAACACGTGAAGGTGGCGGTGCGTCACGCATCGGAGATGACTACAAAGCGTCTGACGCAATCAATCTGTTCTCTGACTACATCACGCTGCAAAAAGGCGTCAAGAATGTAGGTGGTATTGACTATCCTTATACACGCATGTCCTGGAATATTCCAAGAAATATGGGCGTATTCGGTGATGCTATGTTGTACGGCCGCTACAAAGACGCGCACTGGATCATGAACCTGGCTGTTGAAGTAGAGCAACAGCGTGGTCCGCGCGTTATGACACGTCACTTCACCTATGTGATCGGCAGCTCAGATATGCCAGAAAGTAACTGGAAAGACATCAAACATCCACCAATGCAAGTAGTCTATAGCTGTCTGGCCAAAGGTTCATTGATCACGCTGGCCAATGGTAAGCATTTACCCATTGAGCAACTCAGTGTGGGTGATACCGTGCTGGGTGCCAGCCAGTTTGCACCAGATCAGCACATTCCACTTGAGATCGAAGACATTTCAGTTGGGGTTGAGCTGATACCAATGGTTAAGCTGACCACCGCGTCTGGTAAAACACTGCTACTGACCGAATCACATCCCGTTGTCACCGTATCAGGTTTGTCAGCCTGGGCTAACAAAGTAAAAGCGGGTGACCAAATCCGCACCCAAAGTGGTATTGAGATGATCACCGCCATTGAGGAAGTGAAATACAACGACAATGTCTACAACCTCAAGCTAAAACGCACCGATTCAGATGGCACACACGTCACTGGCGAAACCTTTACCATGTTTGCAAACGGCCTACAGGTCGGTGACCTGGCAATGCAAGGAGATAATGAGTTCTCTGACAGTGAGATTACCACTCAGGATGTACTTAACAACCTTCCTGAAGCCTGGCACCAGGATTACTTAAATAGCCTTAAAGACTAAGGTTCAAGCGAATAGAGGCCCTGTGGGCCTCTCATGGAGAGATCAAACATGAACTATGCAAAATTCATTCAAGTCACACTGGCCTGTGCGACTTTGCCTGCGTTTGCCACGTCACTCCCTCTGCCGACCAAGCTGAGTGAAATACATGGACAGTCAGCCACATCGAATGTCGTTGACCTGGCACCACTAGGTACAGCCTATCAAAGTAAAGGCGACATCT carries:
- a CDS encoding Hint domain-containing protein; this translates as MKLVSLAVAAALGGASFASISAPITPETERFPERIVKFQQLGELEQAKQRLARHGITEKNRPFLFRSLEETLNRKANQPAMAGIMSTSQSTDCQTGKLCSFFKHMGLRSMTRKDGQEYLVLTAVNSEFSTTYYTYIDLTLMNEKGEELVMPSFNEFFGQGTPDEPQKRVSVASVGRMEDVLPKLINSERIFADAYVTVSYEGADGQTVTEIRTSVIEYSPETLLADLGVYKTNGAMAQMSTLNNAEAGLAATLPDGYARTTTSILENEITHPVDVKERNEADPSLNRIKVCLNRKYDDCDYEAMYAHGTPNDQLKLLIPFSGFREVMGEVTKIYTPEWNQVAVTYDPNTGAGTKSLIKDAQGQPITDKPDGLHYGSEIYIQTREGGGASRIGDDYKASDAINLFSDYITLQKGVKNVGGIDYPYTRMSWNIPRNMGVFGDAMLYGRYKDAHWIMNLAVEVEQQRGPRVMTRHFTYVIGSSDMPESNWKDIKHPPMQVVYSCLAKGSLITLANGKHLPIEQLSVGDTVLGASQFAPDQHIPLEIEDISVGVELIPMVKLTTASGKTLLLTESHPVVTVSGLSAWANKVKAGDQIRTQSGIEMITAIEEVKYNDNVYNLKLKRTDSDGTHVTGETFTMFANGLQVGDLAMQGDNEFSDSEITTQDVLNNLPEAWHQDYLNSLKD